The Rhipicephalus sanguineus isolate Rsan-2018 chromosome 7, BIME_Rsan_1.4, whole genome shotgun sequence genome includes a window with the following:
- the LOC125759220 gene encoding uncharacterized protein LOC125759220 — MLTDGSPRSEPASMCTIWGLPSPAPPRFLVGNNFRGLQVSPAPAAAGVAEEDVAQDLPRATTPHAAAARWGQPAGPGIIGKLRQVQLLGDAVHKLQGVGTLARALTAAEATCTVICKD; from the exons ATGCTTACAGATGGTTCCCCCAGATCAGAGCCTGCAAGCATGTGCACTATCTGGGGACTTCCGTCGCCTGCACCGCCAAGGTTCTTGGTCGGGAACAACTTCCGCGGCTTGCAG gtgagccctgctccagctgctgctggtgtggctgaagaggatgtggcccaggacctTCCCCGTGCcacaactc ctcatgccgcagctgcgagatgggggcaaccggcag ggccaggcatcattggaaagctgcgccaggttcaacttctcggtgacgcggtccacaaattgcaaggcgttggtaccctcgcccgggccctcactgcagcggaagccacctgcacagtgatttgtaaagactag